One segment of Streptomyces sp. NBC_01463 DNA contains the following:
- a CDS encoding alpha/beta hydrolase, whose amino-acid sequence MSSTALPSSSLGRIVRGTGPGLLLAHGAGGGIDANFGPILASLAAHHTVVGPDYPGTGRTLRAEAPLDLDVLADALVAAAVEENVDTFAIAGYSLGSPVAIRAATRHPDRVTGLVLTAGFALPNPRFLLAARLWRDLLRSGDLERLAAFVSLIGLSAPALEAIGQDDLDTALKTTATTIPPGTLGQLDLLIDQVDVREDLAAVTVPTLIISTTFDQLVTPSHHRQLADTIPGAEYAELPTGHLPFAERPEEWSALHLDFLGNIST is encoded by the coding sequence ATGTCCTCAACTGCTCTGCCCTCTTCCTCCCTTGGCCGCATCGTGCGCGGCACCGGCCCGGGCCTGCTGCTCGCCCACGGTGCCGGCGGCGGCATCGACGCCAACTTCGGCCCCATCCTGGCGAGTCTCGCGGCTCACCACACTGTCGTGGGGCCCGACTATCCCGGCACCGGCCGCACCCTCCGCGCCGAAGCCCCCCTCGATCTGGACGTCCTCGCCGACGCCCTGGTCGCCGCCGCCGTCGAGGAGAACGTGGACACCTTCGCCATCGCCGGATATTCGCTCGGCAGCCCGGTCGCCATCCGCGCCGCCACCCGCCACCCCGACCGCGTCACCGGCCTCGTCCTGACAGCCGGCTTCGCCCTCCCCAATCCACGGTTCCTGCTGGCTGCCCGGCTCTGGCGCGACCTGCTCCGCTCAGGCGACCTCGAACGTCTGGCCGCGTTCGTGTCCCTGATCGGGCTGAGCGCCCCTGCCTTGGAGGCCATCGGTCAGGACGACCTCGACACTGCCTTGAAGACCACCGCGACCACGATCCCGCCCGGCACACTCGGACAGCTGGACCTGCTTATCGATCAGGTTGACGTCCGCGAAGACCTGGCTGCCGTCACGGTGCCGACCCTGATCATCTCCACCACGTTCGACCAACTGGTCACGCCCTCCCACCACCGGCAACTCGCAGACACGATCCCGGGTGCCGAGTACGCCGAGCTCCCCACGGGGCACCTGCCTTTCGCCGAGCGCCCCGAGGAATGGTCCGCGCTCCATCTCGACTTCCTCGGCAACATCTCCACCTGA
- a CDS encoding cation:proton antiporter, translating into MTLAHGIYVAAGIGILLAAVLPPVVHRRPFSLPMVFLIAGAAAVLLPLGVPVVDPVRDRVWVEHATEVCVIVSLMGAGLAIDRPFGWRAWAGAWRFVGVALPLTIAAMGVLGWWLMDWPPAVALLLAAALSPTDPVLAAEVRVGEPTSGEDEEDEEEVRFTLTSEAGLNDGLALPFVLAAIALATAAGDGWSADWIGHWLLVDVLLRAAVGLIAGVAVGRLLGWLFFRSPHVRLSHQMEGFTALGATFTAYGVTELVHGYGFLAVFVAACTIRTAERSHGYHQVLHGFSEQIERLLTAVLLFLLGGYLVADGLSVLGPREVLLGIVLIIVIRPLAGAAAQLGFPVGRRERAVTALFGIRGIGSLFYLAYALGEGPFSRYADELWAVAAFTVLASVLLHGVTATPVIRYLDQQGSRSPRA; encoded by the coding sequence ATGACGTTGGCGCACGGCATATACGTGGCAGCAGGCATTGGTATCCTCCTGGCCGCAGTCCTCCCCCCGGTGGTGCACCGGCGTCCGTTCTCCCTTCCGATGGTGTTCCTGATCGCGGGCGCCGCGGCGGTCCTGCTGCCGCTGGGCGTGCCCGTCGTGGACCCCGTACGTGACCGGGTCTGGGTCGAGCATGCGACGGAGGTCTGCGTGATCGTGTCGCTGATGGGCGCGGGTCTGGCGATCGACAGGCCGTTCGGTTGGCGTGCGTGGGCAGGAGCCTGGCGTTTCGTGGGTGTTGCCCTTCCGCTCACCATCGCCGCCATGGGGGTCCTGGGCTGGTGGCTCATGGACTGGCCCCCGGCGGTGGCCCTGCTGCTCGCGGCGGCGCTGTCGCCCACCGATCCTGTGCTGGCCGCCGAAGTACGGGTCGGGGAGCCCACGAGCGGCGAGGACGAGGAGGACGAGGAGGAGGTGCGGTTCACGCTGACGTCCGAGGCCGGTCTCAACGACGGCCTGGCCCTGCCGTTCGTACTCGCCGCCATAGCGCTGGCGACCGCGGCCGGTGATGGCTGGTCCGCGGACTGGATCGGTCACTGGCTGCTGGTCGACGTACTGCTGCGAGCAGCCGTCGGGCTGATCGCGGGAGTGGCCGTCGGCCGTCTGCTCGGCTGGCTGTTCTTCCGCTCCCCACACGTGCGCCTCTCGCACCAGATGGAAGGATTCACGGCCCTCGGCGCCACCTTCACCGCCTACGGGGTCACCGAGTTGGTACACGGATACGGCTTCCTCGCGGTGTTCGTCGCGGCCTGCACCATCCGGACCGCCGAACGCAGCCACGGGTACCACCAAGTGCTGCACGGCTTCAGTGAACAGATCGAGCGACTGCTGACCGCCGTGCTGCTCTTTCTCCTCGGCGGCTACCTGGTTGCCGACGGACTGTCGGTCCTCGGTCCGCGCGAAGTTCTCCTGGGAATCGTCCTCATCATCGTGATCCGCCCGCTCGCCGGTGCTGCCGCCCAACTGGGGTTTCCGGTCGGGCGGCGCGAGCGAGCGGTCACGGCCCTGTTCGGCATCCGGGGGATCGGATCGCTCTTCTATCTCGCGTACGCGCTGGGAGAGGGGCCGTTCAGCAGGTACGCCGACGAGCTGTGGGCGGTTGCGGCGTTCACGGTCCTCGCCTCGGTGCTCCTGCACGGCGTGACCGCCACGCCTGTGATCAGGTACCTGGACCAACAGGGTTCCCGGAGTCCGCGGGCATAG
- a CDS encoding MerR family transcriptional regulator has product MRMGEMVRRTGVSERLLRYYEEQGLLHPNRLPSGYRVYNDVDIDTVQRIRSLLAAGLSTAVIARILPCVCTDGPTLTPVCSDTITELRRERERITHAINELHASRTMLDTVIAAAPAT; this is encoded by the coding sequence ATGCGCATGGGAGAGATGGTCCGGCGAACCGGCGTCAGCGAACGCCTGCTTCGCTACTACGAGGAACAGGGACTGCTCCACCCGAACCGGCTCCCCAGCGGCTACCGCGTCTACAACGACGTCGACATCGACACGGTGCAGCGCATCCGCAGCCTGCTGGCCGCCGGCCTGTCCACGGCGGTCATCGCCAGGATCCTGCCTTGCGTCTGCACCGACGGGCCGACCCTCACCCCCGTGTGCTCCGACACCATCACCGAGCTACGGCGCGAGCGCGAACGCATCACTCACGCCATCAACGAGCTGCACGCTTCGCGAACCATGCTCGACACCGTCATCGCCGCAGCCCCGGCAACCTGA
- a CDS encoding DinB family protein, which translates to MIDEFVKDNLHGRLRRDRKALLWKLDGLSEYDARRPLTATGTNLLGLVKHVATVEARYFGEVFDRPSPEPLSRWQDSDGSDQWATEDETRDQIIAFYRRTWEHSDATINELALDAPGHVPWWPEPYLNTNLFAVMVHVLGESIRHAGHADILREGVDGRTGLRPESEQPIDEEARAAYCAKIEQAARSAAPIKA; encoded by the coding sequence ATGATCGATGAGTTCGTGAAAGACAACCTGCACGGGAGACTGCGGCGGGACCGCAAGGCGCTGCTCTGGAAACTCGACGGCTTGTCCGAATACGACGCCCGCCGACCTTTGACAGCGACCGGGACCAACCTCCTCGGCCTGGTCAAACACGTGGCCACCGTCGAGGCCAGGTACTTCGGCGAGGTCTTCGACCGCCCTTCCCCGGAACCGCTTTCCCGATGGCAGGACTCCGACGGCAGCGATCAGTGGGCGACTGAGGACGAGACCCGCGATCAGATCATCGCGTTCTACCGGCGTACGTGGGAACACTCGGACGCGACGATCAACGAGCTTGCCCTCGATGCCCCCGGCCATGTGCCGTGGTGGCCGGAGCCCTATCTCAACACGAACCTGTTCGCCGTCATGGTCCATGTCCTCGGCGAGTCCATCAGGCATGCCGGTCATGCCGACATCCTGCGCGAGGGCGTCGACGGCCGGACCGGGTTGCGGCCCGAGAGCGAGCAGCCGATCGACGAGGAAGCCCGTGCGGCGTACTGCGCGAAGATCGAGCAGGCCGCCAGGTCGGCCGCACCCATCAAGGCGTAG
- a CDS encoding aminoglycoside phosphotransferase family protein: MESITKNRQSPEVLRAMIERAYGAGQVPAGDGWASELGHGWFNVAYRIRLRDGAEVVLKIAPPPAVEVMTYEHGAMSIELTTLDLLRTRTAVPVPAVDFADRSRELCDADYFFMPYIDADNLGIIAESLPAAERDDLMAQLGAFNREINSVRGPHFGPLAGPGHATWRQAFTTMIENVLVDGERRGVDIGWEYGTVRAAIAAHADSLDEVTEARLVEWDLWASNVMVRDGKIICIIDHERAFYGDPLIEAGFTGSQMAAFGDPAPFMHGYGHGELTGTEQTRRRLYCLYLALIMVIETVYRGHTDTEQYDWARPRLDEAMALLGRTRR; this comes from the coding sequence ATGGAGAGCATCACCAAGAACAGGCAGTCTCCCGAGGTGCTGCGCGCCATGATCGAGCGTGCCTACGGAGCGGGGCAGGTCCCGGCCGGGGACGGATGGGCGAGTGAGCTGGGGCACGGGTGGTTCAACGTCGCCTACCGCATCCGCCTGCGCGACGGCGCCGAGGTCGTCCTGAAGATCGCCCCGCCGCCCGCTGTGGAGGTGATGACCTACGAGCACGGCGCCATGTCGATCGAACTCACCACGCTGGACCTGCTGCGAACACGGACCGCCGTGCCGGTCCCCGCCGTCGACTTCGCCGACCGGAGCCGCGAGCTGTGCGACGCCGACTACTTCTTCATGCCGTACATCGACGCCGACAACCTCGGCATCATCGCCGAGTCGCTTCCCGCGGCCGAGCGAGATGACCTGATGGCGCAGCTCGGCGCGTTCAACCGGGAGATCAACTCCGTCCGCGGTCCGCACTTCGGGCCGCTGGCCGGACCTGGCCATGCCACCTGGCGGCAGGCGTTCACCACGATGATCGAGAACGTGCTCGTCGACGGCGAGCGCCGTGGCGTCGACATCGGCTGGGAGTACGGCACCGTGCGCGCGGCCATTGCCGCGCACGCCGACAGCCTCGACGAGGTCACCGAAGCCCGTCTGGTGGAGTGGGACCTGTGGGCCAGCAACGTCATGGTCCGCGACGGCAAGATCATCTGCATCATCGACCACGAACGCGCCTTCTACGGCGACCCCTTGATCGAGGCCGGCTTCACCGGCTCCCAGATGGCCGCCTTCGGTGACCCGGCACCCTTCATGCACGGCTACGGACACGGCGAGCTGACCGGAACCGAGCAGACACGCCGCCGCCTGTACTGCCTCTACCTGGCACTGATCATGGTCATCGAAACCGTGTACCGCGGGCACACCGACACCGAGCAGTACGACTGGGCGCGCCCCCGCCTCGACGAGGCCATGGCTCTGCTCGGCCGCACCCGCCGGTGA
- a CDS encoding discoidin domain-containing protein has translation MAMARPPRRRFRSLTVVSLLLAVLSLVLGPMPSSAAEPDPGWWNPTSRPEPDAQINVTGEPFKGTDTQGRVRGFVDAHDHIMANEGFGGRLICGKPFSEQGVADALKDCPEHYPDGSLAVFDFITKGGDGRHDPTGWPTFRDWPAHDSLTHQQNYYANIERAWRGGQRVLVNDLVTNGVICSVYFFKDRGCDEMTAIRLEAKKSYDMQAFIDKMYGGPGKGWFRIITSSAQARAVIEQGKLAVVLGVETSEPFGCKQILDIAQCSKEDIDRGLDELHELGVSSMFLCHKFDNALCGVRYDSGALGTAINVGQFLSTGTFWKTETCRGPQHDNPIGNAVAAEAQKLLPSGVAVPTYASGAQCNTRGLTSLGEYAVRGMMKRHMMLELDHMSVKAADQAFDVLESESYPGAVSSHSWMDLGWTERLYKLGGFAAQYMSGSAAFSAEAERTNALREKYQVGYGYGTDMNGVGGWPAPRGGSVPNPVEYPFRSTDGGSVIDRQTTGERTWDFNTDGAAHYGTVPDWIEDIRIVGGQEVVDDLFTGAESYLRTWGNAEKHRSGVNLASGSAASASTSEWWNPVVSFAPGQAVDGDHGTRWASEWTDDQWLRIDLGSAKPIKRVTLDWEAAYAKSYRIELSQDGKNWQTAWSTASGDGGLDTAWPAQAQARYVRIHGLERGTKWGYSLQEVGVYSD, from the coding sequence ATGGCCATGGCTCGACCTCCGCGCCGCAGATTCAGATCCCTCACGGTGGTGTCGCTGCTCCTCGCCGTGTTGTCCCTGGTCCTCGGCCCGATGCCCAGCTCCGCGGCGGAGCCCGACCCCGGTTGGTGGAACCCGACCTCGCGGCCCGAGCCCGACGCACAGATCAACGTCACGGGTGAGCCCTTCAAGGGCACCGACACCCAGGGGCGCGTACGAGGCTTCGTCGACGCCCACGACCACATCATGGCCAACGAGGGCTTCGGCGGGCGGCTCATCTGCGGCAAGCCGTTCTCGGAGCAGGGCGTCGCCGATGCGCTCAAGGACTGCCCCGAGCACTACCCCGACGGCTCGCTCGCCGTCTTCGACTTCATCACCAAGGGTGGCGACGGCAGGCACGACCCGACCGGGTGGCCCACCTTCAGGGACTGGCCCGCCCACGACTCGCTGACCCACCAGCAGAACTACTACGCCAATATCGAGCGGGCCTGGCGCGGCGGCCAGCGGGTGCTGGTCAACGACCTCGTCACCAACGGCGTGATCTGCTCGGTCTACTTCTTCAAGGACCGCGGTTGTGACGAGATGACCGCCATCCGTCTCGAGGCGAAGAAGTCGTACGACATGCAGGCCTTCATCGACAAGATGTACGGCGGCCCGGGCAAAGGCTGGTTCCGGATCATCACCAGCAGCGCGCAGGCCCGCGCGGTCATCGAGCAGGGCAAGCTGGCCGTCGTCCTGGGGGTCGAGACATCCGAGCCGTTCGGCTGCAAGCAGATCCTGGACATCGCGCAGTGCAGCAAGGAGGACATCGACCGCGGCCTGGACGAACTGCACGAGCTGGGCGTGAGCAGCATGTTCCTGTGCCACAAGTTCGACAACGCCCTGTGCGGGGTGCGGTACGACTCCGGCGCACTCGGTACGGCGATCAACGTGGGCCAGTTCCTGTCGACGGGCACCTTCTGGAAGACGGAGACCTGCCGAGGCCCTCAGCATGACAACCCCATCGGAAACGCCGTGGCGGCGGAGGCGCAGAAGTTGCTGCCGAGCGGGGTGGCCGTCCCCACGTACGCCTCGGGCGCGCAGTGCAACACCCGCGGGCTGACCAGCCTGGGTGAATACGCGGTACGCGGAATGATGAAGCGCCACATGATGCTGGAACTCGACCACATGAGCGTCAAGGCCGCGGATCAGGCCTTCGATGTCCTGGAGTCCGAGTCGTACCCGGGCGCCGTCTCCTCGCACAGCTGGATGGACCTGGGCTGGACCGAACGGCTCTACAAGCTCGGCGGGTTCGCCGCCCAGTACATGAGCGGCTCCGCGGCGTTCAGCGCGGAGGCCGAGCGTACGAACGCGCTGCGCGAGAAGTACCAGGTCGGCTACGGCTACGGCACCGACATGAACGGTGTCGGCGGCTGGCCGGCCCCGCGGGGCGGGAGCGTCCCCAACCCGGTGGAGTACCCCTTCCGCAGCACGGACGGCGGCTCGGTGATCGACAGGCAGACCACCGGCGAGCGCACGTGGGACTTCAACACGGACGGCGCGGCGCACTACGGCACAGTCCCGGACTGGATCGAGGACATCCGCATCGTCGGCGGCCAGGAAGTCGTGGACGACCTCTTCACGGGAGCCGAGTCGTATCTGCGCACCTGGGGGAACGCCGAGAAGCACCGGTCCGGAGTAAATCTGGCCTCGGGTTCGGCCGCCTCGGCGTCCACGTCGGAGTGGTGGAATCCGGTCGTCAGCTTCGCCCCCGGTCAGGCCGTGGACGGAGACCATGGCACCCGCTGGGCCAGTGAGTGGACGGACGACCAGTGGCTGCGGATCGACCTCGGGTCCGCGAAGCCGATCAAGCGCGTGACTCTCGACTGGGAGGCGGCATACGCGAAGTCGTACCGCATCGAGCTGTCGCAGGACGGCAAGAACTGGCAGACCGCATGGTCCACGGCCTCCGGTGACGGCGGGCTGGACACAGCATGGCCCGCCCAGGCTCAGGCGCGCTACGTACGCATCCACGGCCTGGAGCGCGGAACCAAGTGGGGCTACTCGCTCCAAGAGGTCGGCGTCTACAGCGACTGA
- a CDS encoding MFS transporter, whose amino-acid sequence MTTNSAVSLTAIPPAPVRRRAVLALLTACVFVVGTAEWVMVGLLPELSTDLHRPLPTVGALVTVYALVVTVAGPLVTLGMLGIARHRTLPILLGVFVAGNAAAALATGFGVLAAARMLTALTHSTIFATALVIAVTAVPAGHRGRAIAVITAGWNLATVLGAPLGTWIGDHYGWRTTFAGIAILGAAILTATTVLVRPAAPETAGRPGSEVREMFKPKVAVVLAIIVVTQAGLFTTYTYIAPLLRQVSGFTASGVTMLLALFGLGSVVGNVLGGRLADRAPWAALCALLGALATVLAAFTLTGQSRWAAAATVLVLGVIAAAVIPLLQDRALASAPKAPTLATAVSASAFNLGVAAGSTLGGQAVTAGFSLDDLPWIGALVTLAAVGLAATAARRRHAQPRTPLTRSTP is encoded by the coding sequence ATGACGACGAACAGCGCGGTCTCGCTGACCGCCATCCCGCCCGCGCCGGTGCGGCGGCGCGCGGTACTGGCTCTGCTGACCGCCTGCGTGTTCGTGGTGGGGACCGCGGAGTGGGTGATGGTCGGGCTGCTGCCGGAGCTTTCAACGGATCTGCACCGTCCACTGCCGACCGTCGGAGCGCTGGTGACGGTGTACGCCCTGGTCGTCACCGTCGCTGGGCCTCTGGTGACCCTGGGGATGCTGGGCATCGCCCGCCACCGCACACTGCCGATCTTGCTGGGCGTGTTCGTCGCAGGCAACGCCGCCGCAGCGCTGGCCACAGGGTTCGGCGTCTTGGCAGCGGCAAGGATGCTGACCGCTCTGACGCACAGCACCATCTTCGCGACGGCGTTGGTGATCGCGGTAACCGCGGTTCCGGCAGGGCACCGCGGGCGTGCCATCGCCGTGATCACAGCGGGCTGGAACCTCGCCACGGTTCTTGGCGCTCCACTGGGTACCTGGATCGGCGATCACTATGGCTGGCGTACCACCTTTGCCGGCATCGCCATCCTGGGCGCCGCCATCCTCACGGCCACCACTGTGCTGGTCCGTCCGGCGGCACCGGAGACAGCCGGCCGTCCCGGCAGCGAGGTCCGGGAGATGTTCAAGCCCAAAGTGGCCGTCGTGCTGGCGATCATCGTGGTCACGCAGGCCGGCCTGTTCACCACCTACACCTACATTGCCCCGCTGCTGCGCCAAGTGAGCGGGTTCACCGCCTCCGGGGTCACCATGCTGCTCGCGCTCTTCGGCCTGGGCTCCGTAGTCGGCAACGTCCTCGGCGGCCGCCTGGCCGACCGCGCTCCGTGGGCAGCGTTGTGCGCGCTGCTTGGTGCACTGGCCACGGTGCTGGCCGCCTTCACGCTCACCGGCCAGAGCCGCTGGGCGGCCGCTGCCACCGTACTCGTCCTCGGTGTCATCGCCGCCGCCGTGATCCCGTTGCTGCAAGACCGCGCACTGGCGTCCGCCCCCAAAGCACCCACCTTGGCCACGGCGGTCAGCGCCTCCGCGTTCAACCTCGGGGTCGCAGCCGGCTCCACCCTCGGCGGCCAAGCCGTCACCGCCGGCTTCTCACTCGACGACCTGCCGTGGATCGGCGCGCTGGTGACACTCGCCGCCGTCGGCCTCGCCGCCACTGCTGCCCGGCGCCGCCACGCTCAGCCACGCACCCCGCTGACCCGCTCCACCCCGTAA
- a CDS encoding NUDIX hydrolase has product MTGPVTGRRRVAAVIIRDRHVLMVRERGMGPSGRHDGQEYWTLPGGGIEPGESPEDAVIREVAEETGLAAMSVRYVYDVPYPSGWTACYRMDVAPGEPVLGMDDGLGCDCPRMTGLTWVPLPENASGRTYMVPPLLMSTGHTS; this is encoded by the coding sequence ATGACCGGTCCTGTGACAGGGAGGCGGCGGGTGGCAGCGGTGATCATTCGGGACCGGCATGTCTTGATGGTGCGTGAGCGAGGCATGGGTCCATCGGGCCGCCACGACGGACAGGAGTACTGGACACTTCCGGGAGGCGGTATCGAGCCCGGCGAGTCACCGGAGGACGCGGTGATCCGCGAAGTGGCCGAAGAGACCGGCCTGGCCGCGATGTCCGTGCGATACGTGTACGACGTTCCGTACCCGTCAGGATGGACTGCTTGCTACCGCATGGACGTGGCACCGGGCGAGCCCGTCCTCGGCATGGACGACGGGCTCGGCTGTGACTGTCCCCGGATGACAGGTCTCACCTGGGTACCGCTGCCTGAGAACGCGTCCGGTAGAACGTACATGGTGCCGCCTCTGCTGATGTCCACCGGCCACACCAGCTGA
- a CDS encoding isocitrate lyase/phosphoenolpyruvate mutase family protein → MDLRTTVERAQRLNQLHAEYKPLVLPTVWDVWSARTASDAGFSALTIGSHPLADSRGADDHEGQTFEEVLAAVRQIVASVDVPVSVDLEAGYGQEPADLIAGLIEAGGVGLNIEDTVHSDGGRVRSTQEHAQYIAGLRAAADDAGVPVWVNGRTDLFLHAERPSDVLDEAVERLRAMEQAGADSVYPVRIQDDDDLLTAVTGAVTIPVNSTAHPVKHDLERFRRLGVGRITYGPLLQFAMTDAMKDMLAPWAP, encoded by the coding sequence ATGGACCTGCGCACCACCGTTGAGCGCGCTCAACGCCTCAATCAACTGCACGCCGAGTACAAGCCGCTCGTACTGCCGACCGTGTGGGACGTCTGGTCAGCGCGGACGGCATCCGATGCCGGGTTCTCCGCGCTGACCATCGGCAGTCATCCGCTCGCCGACTCCCGAGGGGCCGACGACCACGAGGGGCAGACCTTCGAGGAGGTACTCGCTGCCGTCAGACAGATCGTCGCGTCGGTCGACGTCCCGGTCTCGGTCGATTTGGAGGCCGGGTACGGACAGGAGCCCGCGGACCTCATCGCCGGACTCATCGAGGCCGGCGGCGTTGGGCTGAACATCGAGGACACCGTCCACTCCGACGGCGGCCGCGTGCGCAGCACGCAGGAGCACGCACAGTACATTGCCGGCCTGCGCGCGGCGGCCGACGACGCGGGGGTTCCTGTCTGGGTCAACGGACGCACCGACCTCTTCCTGCACGCGGAACGCCCTTCGGACGTCCTCGACGAGGCGGTCGAGCGGTTGCGGGCCATGGAGCAGGCGGGCGCCGACAGCGTCTACCCCGTGCGCATTCAGGACGACGACGATCTGCTCACCGCCGTGACCGGGGCCGTGACCATTCCCGTGAACTCCACGGCTCATCCCGTGAAGCACGATCTCGAGCGCTTCCGGCGTCTAGGTGTAGGCCGGATCACCTACGGCCCGCTGCTGCAGTTCGCCATGACCGATGCGATGAAGGACATGCTCGCGCCGTGGGCTCCCTGA
- a CDS encoding haloacid dehalogenase-like hydrolase, producing the protein MRTRLVLAWTSAVTAVLAVAAAAGPVAAAPAGRSSVTPTARCPQLSDDLPWYGGNRAQLQRVIDERGTCHGRGGPRPVAAFDWDNTITKNDVTDATISWSLRHDKILRPARWKDTSKWLTDTANRALTQACGTDVAVGAPLPTSTNARCADEILQIREDGTTMSGEAAFAGKWNHRRTVPQYAWVPQLFAGHTVPELRAYTAAARTEALAAPVGATRTVGTHVLPAYVRYYEQQRDLVRTLQKAGFDVWIVSAGSEPVTEVWSRGIGIDRAHTVAIRSVLDAKGRITTRNEGCGGVGVTQGEAIPYIDGKRCWINQEIYGIKGRAAWNQQAPHRRITLGGGDADTDVTFVGDATGAHLVLNRNKNEVMCRAYDNADGRWVVNPMFIEPLPRRTTAYPCSSAAYTEQDGTFGPVRRGDGSVVPDQQDTVY; encoded by the coding sequence ATGCGTACCCGACTTGTTCTCGCGTGGACCTCAGCCGTGACGGCCGTACTCGCGGTCGCGGCCGCAGCCGGCCCCGTGGCCGCCGCCCCGGCCGGTCGCTCGTCCGTGACGCCGACGGCCCGCTGCCCCCAACTCTCCGACGATCTCCCCTGGTACGGCGGCAACCGGGCCCAGCTGCAGCGCGTGATCGACGAGCGCGGCACCTGCCACGGCAGGGGCGGGCCGCGCCCGGTCGCGGCGTTCGACTGGGACAACACCATCACCAAGAACGACGTCACCGATGCCACCATCAGCTGGTCCCTGCGGCACGACAAGATCCTTCGGCCCGCCCGCTGGAAGGACACCAGCAAGTGGCTGACCGACACCGCGAACAGGGCCCTCACCCAGGCCTGTGGCACCGACGTCGCGGTGGGAGCGCCCCTGCCCACCTCCACCAACGCCCGCTGCGCCGACGAGATCCTCCAGATCCGTGAGGACGGCACCACGATGAGCGGCGAGGCCGCCTTCGCGGGGAAGTGGAACCACCGCCGTACCGTCCCGCAGTACGCTTGGGTGCCCCAACTGTTCGCCGGACACACCGTCCCCGAACTGCGCGCGTACACCGCGGCCGCCCGCACGGAGGCCCTCGCCGCGCCTGTCGGTGCGACCCGCACCGTCGGCACCCACGTCCTTCCGGCCTACGTCCGGTACTACGAACAGCAACGTGACCTCGTCCGTACGCTGCAGAAGGCCGGATTCGACGTCTGGATCGTCTCGGCGGGTTCCGAGCCGGTCACCGAGGTCTGGTCGCGCGGTATCGGAATCGACCGCGCGCACACCGTCGCCATCCGCTCCGTGCTCGACGCCAAGGGCCGCATCACGACCAGGAACGAGGGCTGCGGCGGGGTGGGTGTCACCCAGGGCGAGGCCATCCCGTACATCGACGGCAAGCGTTGCTGGATCAATCAGGAGATCTACGGGATCAAGGGCCGGGCCGCCTGGAACCAGCAGGCCCCCCACCGGCGGATCACGCTCGGCGGTGGTGACGCCGACACCGACGTGACGTTCGTCGGCGACGCCACGGGCGCGCACCTCGTGCTCAACCGCAACAAGAACGAGGTGATGTGCCGCGCCTACGACAACGCCGACGGCCGCTGGGTCGTGAACCCGATGTTCATCGAGCCGCTGCCCCGCAGGACCACGGCCTATCCCTGCTCGTCCGCCGCCTACACCGAGCAAGACGGCACGTTCGGCCCCGTGCGGCGTGGCGACGGCAGCGTCGTACCGGACCAGCAGGACACGGTGTACTGA
- a CDS encoding class F sortase has product MSGRRNVTIAVTAVALLLTGGLLLALGTSRQQPTPPPATDKGRAVATAQPTAQPDPPATSSAAPDTAALSVSRPVSIAIPSLKVSSTLEMLDLGRNRAMETPRDPAKAGWYRPGAAPGATGPAVIAGHVTWNGTPGVFFALGRLDPGDRIDVRRADGRTAEFTVDRTARYPKDRFPTVEVYRNVGRAELRLITCGGDYSKKDSRYTDNVVVYATLTGSHT; this is encoded by the coding sequence ATGTCCGGGCGGCGCAACGTCACGATCGCCGTCACCGCTGTCGCCCTCCTCCTGACCGGTGGGCTGTTGCTGGCTCTGGGAACCAGCCGGCAGCAGCCCACCCCGCCTCCTGCCACCGACAAGGGCCGGGCGGTCGCCACCGCACAACCCACCGCGCAGCCGGACCCGCCCGCGACATCATCGGCCGCGCCGGACACCGCGGCTCTGTCCGTATCCCGCCCCGTGAGCATCGCGATCCCCTCTCTCAAGGTGTCCTCGACACTGGAGATGCTCGACCTCGGCAGGAACCGGGCCATGGAGACCCCGCGGGACCCGGCCAAGGCCGGCTGGTACCGCCCTGGAGCCGCTCCCGGAGCGACCGGCCCCGCCGTGATCGCTGGGCATGTCACGTGGAACGGCACCCCTGGGGTGTTCTTCGCGCTCGGCCGGCTCGACCCCGGCGACCGGATCGACGTCAGGCGCGCGGACGGGCGAACCGCTGAGTTCACCGTCGACCGAACCGCCCGCTATCCCAAGGACCGGTTCCCCACCGTCGAGGTCTACCGCAATGTCGGCCGCGCCGAACTGCGCCTGATCACGTGCGGCGGCGACTACTCCAAGAAGGACAGCCGCTACACCGACAACGTCGTCGTCTACGCCACGCTCACCGGCAGCCACACTTAG